Proteins found in one Anopheles aquasalis chromosome 3, idAnoAquaMG_Q_19, whole genome shotgun sequence genomic segment:
- the LOC126579278 gene encoding dnaJ homolog subfamily C member 13 isoform X1, which produces MANATTNNPTAAENVDLESFLVTKHSWKGKYKRILSVSAVGISTYNPEKFDSTNRWLYGDVISVLPNRTANTPYEFVLNLRKDKKGLETVKLSSENRSEVLTSLLKYHKEFYEKPKQTPKYIAYKHHWSGTTLPATLEVTPCSLDQLDPTTNTILASYNYKDIDGIIGIQDYPNGIVLAYGGHSRLHLFRVEKNHDVVQMIVQNAQQFLGIEIKVLKNQITLEQFEQQRFGAYSGDQHQTSMSEFTVQKVTPRHSEPMRRILCLTDTTLLERDPQTYSICTLRPLDNIFALVRHAENIQKFSIEYKNGLVRSYITNDRDSLLATLLDAVRSCGNADVHVRMASTPRGKRVGPLTMSVDEETEANLLRYIISCYQYPVKRFDVMERFNANIPYSGLNYSVTQDVSEEERFNRVNPFLKPIGQLYCLLQSLFAESKERLITGALQALIGSSKEDNAQLSNVELEASFHVLRRLLASKAGFAAFTNLPGFREAIGLKVVSALKRNDLAVTYAAIDMVNSLMHSDHDLKQEQLNKSSLLHTKAFLEQLLDMWSRHVNQGSGALVLSAMLDFLTFALCVPYSETTDGKQFDILLEMVASRGRTLYKLFQHPSLAIVKGSGLVMRALIEEGDAAISSQMQTLALDEAALCRHMLVALYTPTNDSTMLTHRQLSRHLVGLWITDSDDAMNLLKRIFPAGLLSFLESEEPVPKEDIEEDKLNFRDNLKLAVQHAGSTSGGSKRLNYLLEKHLEGIKHWGLNLIDARQEKLQQTQKNRPIVLRNRRQRKKAGDQGGTPFNLPLFFYQFGKNHAMPNLIWNHKTREELRAALENELRQFSADKDLAGSMLVAWNYDEFEVQYQCLADEIKIGDYYIRLLLERDDWPQNLVKNPIELFNALYRRVLCRNRLNDDQLTVTSLQALAKVYKRYYEEIGYFSDMPYILQMLDRCLSPALRDALIILIKNLVLHKSNCRPLTDHVNYLVDLITLAHLHKGRATLNTKTNVIEAGPNMKLHEEKDWYYNVERENEKPERCGPVTFSELRELWTKGVLTPRTRCWAVGMDGWRSLQQIPQLKWCLMAKGSPLFNESELAQHVLDILNQCTAFFPSRARDGEAVLIPGPRLSRKLSEFICLPHIVQVCLTHDPGLLERVATLLCQIMEDNPEMSKVYLTGVFYFMLMYTGSNILPIARFLKMTHMKQAFRSEDATGSQSGIMYRSILGQLLPEAMVCFLENHSAEKFAETFLGEFDTPEVIWSSEMRRMLIEKISAHIADFTPKLKGHTMARYPYLAIPVISYPQLENELFCHIFYLRHLCDTVKFPNWPIPDPVQLLKHTLDAWRKEVEKKPSQMTVTQAYLDLDFDLTKNPNPDESAIRKAYYRLAQMYHPDKNPNGREIFERVNRAYEFLCSRNALNTDGPNPSNIVLILRTQSILFDRYAEELRPYKYAGYPQLIKTIRLETKDDQLFSKSVPLLSAASELCYHTVHCSALNAEELRREEGIEALLDAYSRCVSILGVDSDRSSLHYEVISNITRCFDVACCFENCRKKILELPQLIADVCRVVYFKHSLSVSLVTSLAVNNVNLQNNLVRNGVLWSLMLFLFDYDYTLDESGVTSEECSNQQQVANNLSKLSLLACVALAGYQMTLLDDPKAAVLKAQQQPALAGKNASGSPTSRSESPLTAGRSSQTYSQNASNLIQNNSSLIQSVASLDRVLQEKNGKDGEGTVAAVVADGEPLECEKGLQSKKYKISNTHPPANAIVKQILDRLLTPYVASKMVTDNEQMVLKMLTSNTRNPYLIWDNGTRAQLTDFLEHQRTVAAREQYEDVTDIYGLVQGFSYDAHRDELKIGGIFIRVYNEMPTYPIVNPKSFVMDLLEFLKQSYNHLNGNVSASGAGSSATSPATIKAPPLPSMGDGILVPTKAWKPVAPQRSAPKAPGHPGNTDISAVLSEYARSKQRSQLVEPGGGTSQSNGPKYDFTNHPPATTIRHLIMALQALISVIKSNTNVEIQCIGHFEMLFALLSTSVCGQENRTVKTLALEVVCQVSRNKECVTEIAACEIFGLYLVVLKDGELREHLSRVLETLSGLLNVPKMVKEGHAKGAVIYLLDLFCNASNPQIREQCAELLAKMNADKLSGPKVRITVCKYLPAVFLDAMIDSTSVAVQMYESVHEHPELIWNDDIRACVSDAVHTMADSFGVQQRHNPRTLWRDPEILPELLSNELVISGVYLRLYVSNPGWTLRKPKQFLADLLDFIVDNISRSGVDKGVLDLATTGLVLLLNAQPNLADSVPVLGHIPKFFRQLSVQPKSALTVLHQLSLSEICVSAISQTECIPSLKSCMERHRDLTATACETLSRLFKCQHDSLIRQSLECQLIPYLLALLDTRFELATNPAMVKAQIVAALKAMASNLTYGDRVAHILNQNPIWAEYRDQKHDLFITDTDVRGYLMGAPNTTAGYLTQGPTKNVEVLTSPPPIDRDDPLFARSNSSSSGGGVGGSM; this is translated from the exons ATGGCGAACGCCACTACCAACAACCCAACTGCCGCCGAGAATGTCGATCTCGAGAGTTTTCTCGTTACGAAGCACTCATGGAAGGGCAAGTACAAGCGCATCCTGTCGGTGAGTGCGGTAGGCATTTCCACCTATAACCCCGAGAAGTTCGATTCCACCAACCGGTGGCTATACGGCGATGTAATCAGCGTCCTACCCAACCGTACGGCGAAT ACGCCGTACGAGTTTGTGTTAAATCTACGAAAGGATAAGAAGGGACTAGAAACGGTAAAACTTTCGTCGGAAAACCGCAGCGAAGTGCTTACCTCGCTGCTGAAATATCACAAGGAATTCTACGAAAAACCTAAACAAACGCCT aAGTACATCGCTTACAAGCATCACTGGTCCGGCACGACGTTGCCTGCAACGCTGGAAGTAACGCCATGCTCACTAGATCAGCTCGATCCAACCACAAACACGATATTGGCCAGCTACAACTACAAAGATATCGATGGGATTATCGGCATTCAGGACTATCCGAACGGGATCGTGCTGGCGTACGGTGGACATAGTCGGTTGCACCTGTTTCGTGTCGAGAAAAATCACGATGTGGTGCAGATGATCGTTCAGAACGCTCAACAGTTCCTGGGGATCGAGATCAAGGTGCTGAAGAACCAGATTACACTGGAGCAGTTCGAGCAGCAACGCTTCGGGGCTTACAGTGGCGATCAGCATCAAACATCGATGTCCGAGTTTACCGTCCAGAAGGTAACACCACGCCACTCGGAACCGATGCGACGCATTCTCTGCCTTACCGATACCACACTGCTTGAGCGAGATCCGCAGACGTACAGCATTTGCACGTTGCGTCCTCTTGATAACATTTTCGCGCTGGTACGGCACGCggaaaatattcaaaagtTTTCGATTGAGTACAAGAATGGGCTAGTGCGATCGTACATTACGAACGATCGCGATTCACTGCTTGCGACGCTGCTGGATGCGGTACGTTCGTGTGGAAACGCTGATGTGCACGTTCGTATGGCAAGCACTCCACGAGGGAAGCGAGTCGGACCACTGACAATGAGCGTGGATGAAGAAACGGAGGCGAATCTGTTACGATACATTATCAGCTGCTACCAGTATCCGGTAAAGCGGTTCGATGTGATGGAACGGTTCAATGCCAACATTCCCTACAGTGGTCTGAACTACAGCGTAACACAGGACGTAAGTGAAGAAGAACGATTTAACAGAGTGAATCCCTTTCTAAAGCCAATTGGTCAATTGTATTGTCTTTTACAGAGTTTATTTGCGGAGAGCAAGGAACGTTTGATTACTGGTGCGCTGCAAGCACTGATCGGTAGCAGCAAAGAGGACAATGCACAGCTTAGTAACGTGGAGTTGGAAGCTTCATTTCACGTGCTCCGTCGGCTGCTAGCGAGCAAGGCGGGGTTCGCTGCGTTCACGAATCTGCCGGGCTTCCGGGAAGCGATCGGACTGAAGGTGGTTAGTGCCCTTAAGCGTAACGATCTGGCAGTAACATATGCGGCAATCGATATGGTAAACTCACTGATGCACTCCGACCATGATCTGAAGCAGGAACAGCTTAACAAGAGCTCGCTGCTACACACGAAAGCATTCCTCGAGCAGTTGCTGGACATGTGGAGCCGTCATGTGAATCAGGGTAGCGGTGCATTGGTACTATCCGCGATGCTTGATTTCCTAACGTTTGCCTTGTGTGTGCCGTACAGTGAAACTACCGATGGGAAACAGTTCGATATACTGCTCGAAATGGTGGCCTCCCGCGGCCGCACGCTCTACAAGCTGTTCCAACACCCGTCACTGGCCATCGTAAAGGGTAGCGGGTTGGTGATGCGTGCCCTGATCGAAGAGGGTGATGCGGCTATCTCAAGCCAAATGCAAACGCTAGCCCTCGATGAGGCTGCCCTTTGCCGACACATGCTTGTGGCCCTGTACACCCCAACGAACGATTCCACGATGCTTACCCACCGTCAGCTGTCGCGACATCTCGTTGGCCTTTGGATAACGGACAGTGATGATGCGATGAACCTGTTGAAGCGAATTTTT CCTGCAGGATTGCTTTCCTTTCTGGAAAGTGAAGAACCCGTCCCAAAGGAAGACATCGAAGAAGACAAGCTGAACTTTCGAGACAATCTCAAGCTTGCCGTGCAGCATGCCGGCAGTACGAGTGGGGGTAGCAAGCGACTGAACTACCTGTTAGAAAAGCACCTGGAAGGTATTAAACACTGGGGTCTGAATTTGATCGATGCCCGACAGGAAAAGCTGCAGCAGACGCAAAAGAATCGCCCGATCGTGCTGCGCAACCGACGACAACGGAAAAAGGCAGGCGACCAGGGCGGAACACCGTTCAACTTGCCTCTGTTCTTCTATCAATTCGGCAAAAACCATGCGATGCCAAATTTGATATGGAATCACAAGACACGGGAAGAGCTACGCGCCGCTCTGGAGAACGAATTGCGTCAGTTTTCGGCCGATAAGGACTTGGCCGGTAGCATGCTGGTGGCCTGGAACTATGATGAGTTCGAGGTGCAGTACCAGTGTTTGGCGGATGAGATCAAGATCGGTGACTACTACATACGGTTGCTGTTAGAACGCGACGATTGGCCCCAGAATCTCGTGAAGAATCC CATCGAGCTATTTAATGCACTATATCGAAGGGTTTTGTGTCGGAATCGGCTGAACGATGATCAGCTAACGGTGACCTCGCTGCAGGCATTGGCCAAAGTTTACAAGCGGTATTACGAAGAGATTGGCTATTTCAGTGATATGCCATACATTTTGCAAATGTTGGACAGG TGTCTTTCTCCTGCACTCCGCGATGCTTTGATCATACTGATCAAGAATCTTGTACTGCACAAATCCAACTGCCGCCCTTTGACCGACCATGTCAACTATCTGGTCGATCTGATCACTCTGGCCCATCTGCACAAGGGACGCGCGACGCTCAACACCAAGACAAATGTGATCGAAGCCGGTCCTAACATGAAGCTTCACGAGGAGAAAGATTGGTACTATAACGTGGAgcgggaaaacgaaaaaccggaACGCTGCGGACCTGTCACGTTCTCGGAGCTGCGCGAACTGTGGACGAAGGGTGTGCTGACACCTCGAACCCGTTGTTGGGCCGTCGGTATGGATGGGTGGCGTTCACTGCAGCAGATCCCGCAGCTCAAGTGGTGCCTGATGGCCAAGGGTAGCCCACTGTTCAACGAATCGGAACTAGCGCAGCATGTGCTGGACATTCTGAACCAGTGTACGGCGTTCTTTCCAAGTCGTGCACGTGATGGCGAAGCCGTGCTCATTCCGGGCCCAAGGCTCTCCCGCAAATTGTCTGAGTTCATCTGCCTCCCGCACATCGTGCAGGTCTGTTTGACTCACGATCCGGGGCTACTGGAACGTGTCGCTACACTCCTATGTCAGATCATGGAGGACAATCCGGAAATGTCCAAGGTGTATCTGACGGGTGTGTTCTACTTTATGCTCATGTACACGGGCAGCAACATTCTACCGATCGCTCGGTTCTTGAAGATGACGCACATGAAGCAAGCGTTCCGCAGTGAGGATGCTACCGGGTCACAGTCGGGTATCATGTATCGCAGTATTCTCGGTCAGCTGCTACCGGAGGCTATGGTTTGCTTCCTGGAGAATCACAGCGCGGAAAAGTTTGCCGAAACGTTTCTCGGCGAGTTCGATACGCCCGAGGTCATCTGGAGCTCTGAGATGCGCCGCATGTTGATCGAAAAGATATCCGCACACATTGCCGACTTCACGCCGAAGCTGAAGGGCCACACGATGGCACGGTATCCGTACCTGGCGATACCAGTGATCAGCTATCCGCAGCTTGAGAACGAACTGTTTTGTCACATCTTCTACCTCCGCCATCTATGTGATACGGTCAAGTTTCCGAACTGGCCTATACCGGATCCG GTACAACTGCTGAAGCACACACTCGACGCGTGGCGCAAGGAAGTGGAGAAGAAGCCCTCGCAGATGACGGTGACGCAGGCCTATCTGGATCTTGATTTCGATCTGACGAAGAATCCCAACCCGGACGAGTCGGCCATTCGAAAGGCGTACTATCGATTGGCGCAGATGTATCATCCGGACAAGAATCCTAACGGACGG GAGATTTTTGAACGTGTCAATCGTGCATATGAGTTTCTCTGTTCTCGAAATGCACTCAACACCGATGGACCGAATCCGAGTAACATCGTGCTCATTTTGCGCACGCAATCAATCCTGTTCGATCGGTATGCGGAAGAGCTACGACCGTACAAGTATGCCGGCTATCCGCAGCTTATCAAAACGATACGTCTCGAGACGAAGGATGATCAGTTGTTCTCGAAGAGTGTTCCGCTGCTTAGTGCCGCATCCGAGCTTTGCTACCACACGGTCCATTGTTCAGCACTGAACGCAGAGGAGCTACGGCGCGAAGAGGGCATCGAAGCGCTGCTAGATGCATACTCACGCTGCGTATCGATTCTCGGAGTCGATTCCGATCGTTCATCGCTGCATTATGAGGTGATTTCCAACATTACCCGCTGCTTCGATGTGGCGTGCTGTTTCGAGAACTGCCGCAAGAAGATTCTCGAGCTGCCCCAACTGATCGCTGACGTGTGCCGTGTCGTATACTTCAAACACTCGCTCTCGGTCAGCCTGGTCACCTCGCTGGCGGTGAACAATGTGAATCTGCAGAACAATCTCGTGCGGAACGGTGTCTTGTGGTCGCTAATGTTGTTCCTCTTCGATTACGATTACACGCTGGATGAAAGTGGGGTAACATCGGAAGAATGCTCTAACCAACAGCAGGTGGCCAACAACCTATCGAAACTGTCGCTACTGGCCTGTGTGGCGCTCGCCGGTTATCAGATGACACTGTTGGACGACCCGAAAGCGGCCGTACTGAAggcacaacagcagccggcACTCGCTGGCAAAAATGCTTCAGGGAGCCCAACATCACGCAGCGAATCACCACTGACCGCTGGTCGTAGCTCGCAGACGTACTCGCAGAACGCCTCGAACCTGATACAGAACAACTCGAGCTTGATACAGTCCGTGGCCTCCCTTGATCGGGTGTtgcaggaaaaaaatggaaaagacgGCGAGggaacggtggcggcagtggtggcagaTGGTGAGCCGCTCGAGTGCGAGAAGGGGTTGCAGAGCAAAAAGTACAAAATCAgcaacacccacccaccggcgAACGCGATCGTAAAGCAGATCCTCGATCGACTGCTAACACCGTACGTCGCGAGCAAGATGGTGACGGACAATGAACAGATGGTACTGAAGATGCTAACCTCCAACACACGCAATCCGTACCTGATCTGGGACAATGGAACGCGTGCCCAGCTGACGGATTTTCTTGAGCACCAGCGAACAGTGGCGGCTCGGGAGCAGTACGAGGATGTGACGGATATCTATGGGCTGGTGCAAGGCTTTTCATACGATGCCCATCG TGACGAGCTTAAAATTGGCGGCATCTTTATCCGGGTGTACAACGAAATGCCAACGTATCCGATTGTTAATCCTAAGAGCTTTGTAATGGATTTGCTGGAGTTTCTGAAGCAATCGTACAACCATCTGAATGGCAATGTCAGTGCTAGCGGAGCAGGCTCGAGTGCTACCAGTCCAGCCACCATCAAAGCGCCTCCTCTACCATCGATGGGCGATGGCATTCTCGTTCCAACAAAAGCCTGGAAACCGGTGGCACCGCAACGGAGTGCACCAAAGGCACCAGGTCATCCGGGCAATACCGACATAAGTGCCGTGCTTAGTGAGTATGCACGATCGAAGCAACGGAGTCAGCTGGTGGAACCTGGAGGAGGAACATCGCAAAGCAATGGTCCGAAGTACGATTTCACCAACCATCCGCCCGCAACTACCATCAGGCATCTCATCATGGCCCTGCAGGCGCTAATATCGGTCATCAAATCTAACACGAACGTCGAGATACAGTGTATCGGGCACTTCGAGATGCTGTTTGCGCTGTTATCGACGAGTGTGTGCGGGCAGGAGAATCGCACCGTTAAGACGCTGGCACTGGAGGTCGTATGTCAAGTGTCACGCAATAAGGAGTGTGTCACCGAAATAGCCGCTTGTGAAATCTTTGGCCTCTATCTGGTCGTCCTGAAGGATGGTGAGCTGAGGGAGCACCTGAGTCGTGTCCTGGAGACCCTGTCTGGCTTGCTGAACGTTCCGAAGATGGTGAAAGAGGGCCATGCCAAGGGTGCTGTGATCTATCTTCTCGATCTGTTCTGCAACGCCAGCAATCCGCAGATCCGGGAGCAGTGCGCCGAGCTGCTGGCAAAGATGAACGCCGACAAGCTCAGCGGACCGAAGGTGCGCATTACGGTGTGCAAGTATCTACCGGCAGTCTTTCTCGATGCAATGATTGACTCGACGTCCGTGGCGGTGCAAATGTATGAATCGGTTCACGAGCACCCGGAATTAATCTGGAACGATGACATACGGGCGTGCGTTTCCGATGCGGTACACACGATGGCAGACAGCTTCGGTGTACAGCAGCGCCACAACCCGCGCACTCTGTGGCGTGATCCGGAAATACTGCCCGAGCTGCTCTCGAACGAGCTGGTCATTTCGGGCGTTTACCTCCGGCTGTACGTGTCCAACCCGGGATGGACACTACGGAAACCGAAACAGTTTTTAGCCGATCTACTCGACTTCATCGTGGACAATATCAGCCGTTCGGGCGTGGACAAGGGTGTACTGGATCTGGCGACCACCGGACTCGTGCTGCTATTGAACGCCCAGCCCAACCTTGCCGACTCGGTGCCGGTCCTAGGCCATATACCGAAGTTTTTCCGCCAACTTTCCGTTCAGCCAAAGAGTGCCCTCACCGTACTGCACCAGCTCTCGCTGTCTGAG ATCTGCGTGAGTGCGATTTCACAAACGGAATGTATCCCATCGCTGAAAAGCTGCATGGAGCGCCATCGTGACCTTACGGCGACCGCTTGTGAAACCCTCAGTCGACTATTCAAGTGTCAACAT GACTCACTGATACGTCAATCACTCGAGTGTCAATTAATACCTTACCTGCTGGCCTTGCTAGATACACGCTTCGAGCTGGCCACTAATCCGGCGATGGTGAAAGCCCAAATAGTGGCCGCCCTCAAAGCGATGGCTTCGAATTTGACGTACGGTGACCGGGTAGCGCACATACTGAACCAGAATCCCATCTGGGCCGAATATCGTGACCAGAAGCACGATCTGTTCATCACCGATACGGATGTGCGAGGCTATCTTATGG GAGCACCGAACACGACGGCTGGCTATCTGACTCAAGGGCCGACGAAGAACGTAGAAGTGCTGACCTCTCCACCGCCCATCGATCGTGATGATCCTCTGTTTGCgcgtagcaacagtagcagtagcggtggcggtgtcgggGGAAGTATGTAA